Within Phycisphaerales bacterium, the genomic segment GCAGAACGAGGACTGGCCCGGCGAGAGCCGCGAGGACGCCCGCCGTGAACTGGGCCGCGCCTACGACCGTTTCCAGCGCACGTACGGCCCGATCAACAAGACCACCTTCAGCGAGTCCCGCGACGGCAGCGTGATCCGCCGCCGGCCCAACCTGGTGAAGTTCCTCGAGGACCCCGACGCCATGCTGGTCATGTCGCTGGAGGAGTACGACGAGGTGACGGGCAAGGCGGCGAAGGCCGCGATCATGACCAAAGACGTGGTGGGGCGCACGCCGCCCGTCACCCACGTCAGAAGCGCCGAGGAGGGTTTGCTCGTCTCGCTCAACCAGCGGGGCAGGGTGGACCTGCCCTTCATTGCGGAGCTTTACGGCAAGCCGGAGCAGCAGGTCATCGCCGAACTGGGCGACCTGGTCTATCACGACCCCGAGTCGCGGGCGTGGCAGACCGCCGACGACTACCTGTCCGGCAACGTCCGAGCGAAGTTGCCCAAGGCGGAGAGGGCCGGCCCGGAATACGCCCGCAACGCCGAGGCCCTGCGCCGCGTGCAGCCCGAGGACGTGCTGCCCGGCGACATCGACGCCAATCTCGGCGCGCCGTGGATACCGGCATCCGACATCCAGGCGTTCGCGGCCGACCTGTTCCACGTCGAGCCGGAAGCCGTCCCCGTCGCTCATCTTGAAAAGGATGCCGTATGGAGCCTGGACGCCGGCCATGCAGCCAAGGCATCCGTCGCCGCCACGTCTGATTACGGCACCGCCCGCGCCAACGGCGCGTGGCTGCTGGAACTGGCCCTCAACATGAAGTCGCCGACCATCTACGACGTGATCGACCACGGGGACAAGGAGGAGCGCGTCGTCAACCAGGAGGAGACAATGGCCGCGCGCGAGAAGCAGAAGCTCATCAAGGAGCGCTTCCGCGCCTGGGTGTTCGCCGACCCGGAGCGCACCGAGCGGCTGGTACGCACATACAACGACACCTACAACAACCTGCGACCGCGACTGTTCGACGGCTCGCACCTCGACTTCCCCGGCATGAACCGGACGATTTCTCTGCGGCCGCACCAGACCGCCGCCGTGTGGCGCGGCATGAGTTCCGGCAATACGCTGCTTGCCCACGCCGTCGGCGCCGGCAAGACGTTCACCATGGCCGCGACCGGGATGAAGATGAAGCAGGCGGGTCTCGTCAAGAAGCCGATGTACGTCGTGCCCAACCACCTGCTGGAGCAGTTCGCCCGCGAGTTCATGCAGCTCTACCCGAACGCGAAGCTGCTCGTCGCCACGAAGGACGACCTGCGCCGCGACCGCCGCAAGCTGCTCACCGCCAAGATCGCCAGCGGCGACTGGGACGGCATCCTCGTCACCCATTCCTCGTTCGAGCGGATCGGCATGTCGCGGGAGTACCAGGAGAAGTTCCTGACCGGGCAGATCGCCGAGTACGACGAGCTGCTCTGCCAGCACGCCGGCGCCAAGGGCGCAAACCGGAACATCATCAAGCAGATCGAGAAGCAGAAGGCCGCCCGCGTCGAGCGGCTGAAAGACCTGCTTGCCCGGGAGAAGAAGGACGACGGACTCGTCTTCGACGAGCTGGGCGTCGATCATGTTTTTATCGACGAGGCGCATTTCTTCAAGAACCTGGAGACGCCGACCAAGATGGAGCGCGTCGCCGGCATCCAGACCGGCGGCAGCGAACGCGCCTTCGACGTGTACATGAAGGCGAGCTACCTGGGCGAGCAGCACCCCGGCCACGGCGTGACCTTTGCCACCGGCACGCCGGTCTCGAACACGATGGTCGAGATGTACACCATGCAGCGTTTTCTCGACCCGGCCGGACTCAAGAGCCGCGGCTTGGAGCACTTCGACGCCTGGGCCGCCACCTTCGGCGAGGTCATCGACACGATGGAGATTTCACCGGACGGCGCGTCGCTCCGTCCGCGCAGCCGCTTTGCCAAGTTCACCAACCTGCCGGAACTCCAGCAGATGTTCCGCGCCTTCTCGGATGTTCAAACCGCCGGGATGCTCAACCTGCCCACGCCGAAGCTGGAAACCGGCAAGGCGATTGTCGTGGCATGTCCCATGTCCGACGAACAGCACTCCTTGCAGGACAAGCTCGTGCAGCGCTACGAACGATTGCGCACGGAGAAGGTGGACCCGCGCGAGGACAACGCGCTCAACATCACCACCGACGGCCGCAAGCTGGCGCTTGACGGACGGATGCTCTCCGTCACGGCGACCGACCACCCCGGCTCGAAGATCAACCGCCTGGTCGAGCACGTCGCCGAAATCTGGCAACGAACCGCCGCCACGCGCGGCACGCAGATGATCTTCTGCGACATGGGCGTCCACCCGACGCCGTGGGGCTATTCAGCGTATGACGACGTGACGGAGAAACTCGTCGCGGCCGGCGTACCCCGGTCGCAGATCGCCGCCATCGGCGACGCCGATTCCGACGCCAAGAAACAGGCGCTGTTCGAGAAGGTCCGCAACGGCTCGGTGCGCGTGCTGATCGGCAGCACGCAGAAGATGGGCACCGGCACCAACGTCCAGCAGCGGCTGGTCGCCCTGCATCACCTGGACGCACCGTGGAAGCCGGCCGAGGTCGAGCAGCGCGAGGGCCGCATCCTGCGCCAGGGCAACACAAACGACGAAGTCGCGGTCTACCGCTACGTCACCGAAGGCTCGTTCGACGCCTACATGTGGCAGGCGCTCGAAACGAAAGCCCGGTTCATCGGGCAGGTCATCACCGGCAACAACGCCGCCCGCCGCGCCGAGGACGTGGGCGGGCAGGAACTTTCCTACGCCGAAGTGAAGGCGATTGCATCGGGCAACCCGGCGGTCCTGACGCTCGCCGAGGCCGACGCCGAGTTGCAGCGGTTGTCGCTGCTGCGCAAGAACCACCTCGACGAGCAGTACGTTGCCCGCCGCAGCGTGCGCGACCTGCCGGGCAGGATCGGCAGGTATTCCGAGCGGTTAGCGAGCCTCCACGCCGACCACGCCACCGTCATGGCTCACGCCGGCGACGACATCGTCATCGGGGACCGCGCGTACCAGCGCGAGGACGCAGCGGCCGTGCTCGGCAAACGCCTGGAGGCGCTGCCGCAGGCGGTCCGCGAGGAGCAGCGCGTCCCGCTCGGCGTGTACCGGGGCTGCGCTTCTGCCTCGTGCTCTGCCCGCAGTTCCCGCCGGAGGTCTATCTCGAAGGCGCCACCACCCGCATGGACCGCCTCACCCGTGGCAGCCACGGCCCGCGCGCCGTGCTCAACGCCCTCGACCGCCTGTGCAACGGGTATGGCGGCGAGGTGTCCCGACTCCGGCAGGACCTTTCCATCGCCGAGACGCAGCTACGCGATTACCAGGCCCGCATCGGCAATCCGTTCATCCACGAAGCGTACCAGGCGGAGCTGACCCGCCTGCGTGACCAACTCAAAGCCCGCTTGGCCGGCATGACGCCGGAATCGGAAACCGACTCGACACCGGCGACTACCGCTGAACTGGCCGAGAGGATCAAGTCGCTGAAGGCCGAGCACACCATCGAAGCGGCGCCCGAGCGTACCGGCACCCGTCATTTCGACGCCGAGGAACCCGTCACGACGCGCATCCGCCGTCGTGGCGATTCGGAGCCGCCTCCGAAGCCGCCGGAAGACGCGCGGAGTATGTTCTGGCGTAGTTTCACTGCACCGAGAAGGGAACCTGCTTCCATCGGGGTCTGACGTTGTGCGGGCGCGAGTGAGGGCCGCGGCGGTCACGATTGGTGCCAGCGGGGTCACTTCCGTTGAATCCGGCAACCACGACGGGCCCTGCGGCATTGACTCGCCCGCGCTTCGGTGATACGTCCGAATCGACTAGAATCGCTGCCAAACCGGGGTTGCCGCATGACCGAACCGACCATCCTCTGCCCCAACTGCAAGACCGAGATCAAGCTCACGGAGTCGCTCGCGGCGCCGTTGCTTGAATCGACCCGCAAACAGTTCGAGCAGCGGCTCGCCCAGAAGGAATCGGAGATCGGCAAGCGGGAAGCAGCGGTCAAGGAGCAACAGGCATCGCTCGCCAAGGCCCAGGAATCCATCGACGACCAGGTTGCCGCCAGGCTGAAAACCGAGCGTGCAGTGATCGCTGCAGCCGAGGCCAAGAAGGCCCGCGACGCTGTTGCCGATGACATCGCCAAGGCACAGCAGGAGAAATCCGCGACCGAGGCTGCGCTCAAAGACCGGGACGCGAAGCTGGCCGAAGCCCGGAAGAACGAGCTTGAACTTCGGCAGGACCGCCAGCGGCTCCAGGAGGAGAAGGAGCAGTTCGAGCTTGAGAAGCAGCGGGCCATCGACGCCGAACGGGCGAAGATTCGTGAGTCGGCACAAAAGGACGCCGACGAGCAGGCCCGCCTGAGAATCGCCGAGAAGGACAAGACGATCACGGATTTGCAGACGAAGTTGCAGGACGCCCTGCGCAAGGCCGAGCAGGGCTCGCAGCAGCTTCAAGGCGAAATCCAGGAGCTTGAACTAGAGGCCATCCTGCGCGAGAAGTTTCCACGGGACACCATCGAGCCGGTCGCGAAGGGCGAGCACGGCGGGGACGTGCTGCATCGCGTGTTCGGGCCGTCAGGTCAGCCTTGCGGCACCATCCTCTGGGAGTCGAAGCGCACGAAGAACTGGAGCGACGGCTGGCTCGCCAAGGTCCGCGAGGACATGCGCGCCGCCGGCGCCGAAGTCGCCATCGTCGCGTCGCACGTGCTCCCGAAGGACACCGACCCGTTCAGCCTGATCGACGGGGTCTGGGTCACGTCATTCAAGTGCGCCGTGCCCGTTGCCGTCGCGCTGCGCCACACGCTGATTGAACTCGCCGCGACCAGGGCGGCGGGTGAGGGGCAGCAGACGAAGATGGAAATGGTCTACCAGTACCTCACCGGCCCGCGCTTCCGCCACCGCGTCCAGGCGATTGTGGAGAAGTTCACCGACATGCAGGATGATCTGGAGAAAGAGCGCAAGGTCATGACCAAGCATTGGGCGAAGCGCGAGGAGCAGATTCGCGGTGTCATCGAATCGACCGCCGGCATGTACGGCGACCTCCAGGGCATCGCGGGAAAGACGCTCCAGGAGATCGACGGATTGGACATGAAGATGTTGGAAGCAGAACAAGGCTAACGCCAATCGCAATCACCAGGAGCGTCTGGAACGATGTACTTATCGACCGTCGAGATCACGAACTTCCGGTCGCTCAAGGAGCTACGGCTCGACCTCCAAGCAGGTCTGAACGTTCTGGTTGGTCGCAACAACACAGGCAAGACGAATCTGCTCCAGGCAATCCGTCATGCGCTTGGACCAGGCGCGTCACGTGGTGATGCTCTATGGCTCGAACGTGACGATTTCTACCGAGAGTCGTCGAAAGACACGACTGAGCGCACAATTTCCGTCACATTGACCTTCGCCGGGTTGTCGGACGCCCAGCGCGCCCACTTTTTCGAGATCGTCGATTTTGACCTCGCCGACCTCCCGAAGTCCAAGGCGATCATTCGCTTTGAGGCATCGTGGCCTAAGGGGAAACGCCAGGCGTCAATCAAGCGAACAGGTGGTCCTCCAACGGCCGAGCCTCCGGAGGTTCCGACCAAGCTCTTGGAGTCATTGCCGATAACATTTCTTCCAGCACTCCGCAACGCGGAAGCATCGTTGGCCCCGGGATACCGGAGCCGGCTTGCTCTTCTTCTTCGAGACTTGGCCGAGCGAAAGGGCGGCAGCACCCAGGCCGATATCGAGGCCATCTACACCAAGGCGAATGCCGACCTGGAGCAGCGCCCACTTATCAGCGAGACGAAGCAATCGCTTCAGACGACCACCAGGGACCTCGCAGGCAGCGATTACTCGGCGTCGGCGGTCAAGGCTGCTGAGGTCGAATTCGAGAGGATTCTTCGCACACTGCAAGTACAGATGGACGGTGCGCCAATCGGTGCGTTGGACGCCAATGGGCTGGGGTACAACAACCTCCTGTACATGGCGGTCGTGCTTGAACACCTCAAGTCGCCCGACCCAGACGAGAGCCCCCTGTTTCTCATTGAGGAGCCGGAAGCGCACCTTCACCCTCAACTGACAATGCTCCTTGCTGATTATCTCGCCAACAAGACGCCAGGCACGAGTACGCCGCAGACGATCGTGACGACGCATTCCCCAACGCTGGCCGCAAGTGTCCCGCCGAGCCGCGTACTTGTGCTGTTTACAGATCACACAACTCGCCAACTCCGCTGCAACAGCGTCGCCAAGGCCAGCATGGACGACAAAGAGCAGGGTGAGCTGCAACGGATGATGGACATCACCAGGGCAACCCTTTACTTTGCAAAGGCGGCGCTTCTTGTTGAAGGCATTTCGGAATCGCTGCTGGTCCCCGTATTGGCAAGACGGCTCGGCCACGATTTGGCCAAACTACACATTTCAGTAATCCCGATTTGCGGTGTCGCATTTGAGACATTCAAGAAGCTGCTTGACTCCCAGGTGCTCGGAATCCCCGCTGCGCTCGTGACCGATGCTGATCCGCCAGTGCCGGCCGACACGGCCTGGAAAGAGGCCACGCCAGAATCCGAGAACGGGAGCTTCAAGCTGTCCGACCGCACGACAAAGCTCGTGTCCCTCTTCACATCGCACCCTACCGTAAGGGTGTTCCACTCTAGACTCACGCTTGAATACGACCTTGCCGAGGCCGGCGACGGAAACGCGAGCATCATGGCCGGAGTTTGGGAGGGGTGCTTCGCAACGCGGCCACGTACCTTCAACAAAGAGCTTGTCGCTGACGCTGGTACCACCAAGCAAGCAAAGGCGCTTGTCGCGTGGCGTGGAATCTGCCGGGCGAATCCGACGTGCAGCAAGGCCGAGTTCTCGCACCGCCTTGCGGCTCAACTCGACAGGCGCAGTGCCACAGGCGAGTTCAGTGACACCTTCGACGTACCCGATTACTTGAAGCACGCGATTGAGTATGTAGTGGCCAGCGTCACCCCACCCGCTTCGACTCCTGGAGACGCTGGCGTATGACAACACCCACGCTCGAACAGGCGGCGGTGCTCGACAGCACAGCGCGCGTGCGAGTCGTTCGCGCAGCGCCCGGAAGCGGCAAGACATGGCTCGTTGCAGAGTTGATTCGACGTGAGTTGGACCATTGGGCGACAACGACGAACGGCATCGCCGCGCTCTCATTCACGCGAGTCGGCGGCGACGAAATCCGCAGAGCCGTTGGCCACGAACTCACCCACCCGCACTTCGTCGGAACCATCGACGCATTCCTCTTCCGATACGTCGTTCGCCCGTTTCTCCGCCGTTGCTGTCCGACCTTCGCCGATCCCCGCTTGGTTCCGGGAGAGTGGGGAGCGGAGCATTGGAGCAACTACGCACGGAACCAAAAGACCACAGTGGGTCAGGGTATCAATCTCTTTGGGTGTGTGTGCATAGATGAGCATCAAGGAGAAGCAGTAGTAGCTCACAAACCACACCCGGCTCAACCGCTTCGACGACTCACGGGCAACGACTTGTCTCAAGTAAAGACAGCGAAGAAGAGCATTTGGGAACGCAGCGGTCAGCTTACGCACTCGGATGCCGCCCTCTGGGCCAGCAAAGTACTAGACCATCAGACGTGGGGGCACGCAGTTCGTGCCGAAATCGTTCGGCGCTTCCCGCTCCTGATCGTTGATGAACTTCAGGACACAGGACACTTCCTGGGCAAGAGCGTTCGACTGCTTCTTGGCGAAGCGGCGGTTCGCGGGGTATTGGTGGGCGACCCTGACCAAGCCATTTACGAGTTCAACGGTGCCAGGCCCGATTTGTTCAGCCGCTTTGAGTCCATGGCGGGTGCCTTTACGTTTCCGCTCGCGAGCAGCCGACGATGCACCGCGGCTGTTTGCGACGCGGCAAAGCACGTCAAGGACTCCGGAGGTGTAATCGGTCCTGCACAAGGCAGGCATGGCCGAGCGATTCTTGTGCGATATGGCAACATGCAGTCGGATATCCCCTGCATCGTTGACGCAGTTCGAGGGAACCGAAGCGACGTGCGCCTCAAGGTCGTCGCGCGCGGACGCGCGACCGTCGAAGACCTTGCAGGACGGCACGTCGAAACCCCTCCATCTCTGTGGTGTCGTCCTCTCACCCATATCCATCGTGCCGTTGTCCTCTTTCGGCAAGGCAAGAATGTGGCCGCACTCGTTGCGGCCAGAGCAGCGCTTGAACTTGCCGTGTTCGGGCACGAGGGCGCAAGCGACAAAACGCTGACCGACTCCAAGATTGACTCTCGCGACTGGAAAGCGCTTGCCGTGCGATGCCTTTTGCGGGCCAACGCGATCGTCACATCCGGCACGCTGTTCGACTGGCAAACGGCAGCCGGTGAGGCCCTCGACACGGAACTCATCGCATTCAAGCTGGACCCAGCTCTCGACTTCGCGAACGGAAAGCTCACTCCACAGAAACGAGCCGGCTGGGACAGATTGGTTGCTGCTTTCGTATCGCAACCAGGCTCAGAAGCACCAGCCCTCGTCGGCGTGCCGGTCCTGACTGTTCACGGCGTCAAGGGTGAGACTCACGACCTGACGGTATTTGTGTGTCCGCCGACTACCCAACCTGCTCGATGTCCATCTGCCGTGTGGTGGTCAGCAAACGATGAGGATCGTGAGGAGAAGCGTATCGCCTACGTCGCCATGACCCGGACGCAGGGTGACTTGATAGTGTGCGTCTCAGATGCGTGCTACCAACGGTTCATCGACAACAGAGGGCCGTTCGTCGCCGCCTTTGAGAGCATGACAGTTGAAGGGTTCGTCGCCGCGCTGGCCCAGGGTGTCGGTGTGCCCCCAGCTCCCGGCTCTGATTTCGATGTCGGCCAAGTTCGGGACGAGGTCGCCACGATTCCCGTCTGACGCTCCGACTGTCCGTCTATCTGAAAACGACTGACGCGGCACATAACGCTTGCCGCCCACTGCCTTCGCCAAGCAGCATGGGCGTGACGACCCCTTTCGCCCGAAGCAGCGCCGCGGCCACTTGCATCCGTTCGCCTCGACCCGCGTCGGGCAGAGGCAGCAAACCCGCACGCCGTTCCGCATCGTGAACCCGCCAGCATCGGCATCAGGTGATCGCTGCGCACTCGCATCGGCGTTGACGTAGGCCGCCGGCGATTCCGCTTGTCCCGGCTTTCAGTCGCGCCGCTTCGGCCGTCGCCGCTGCGCTTCCCGCCTCCGAGTCATGCACGCCTCACGCCGGACGCGGCTATCGCCGCCCTGCGGGTTCCGTCCGTCATTCGTCCTGCACCGCTTCGCGGGACTCTCCGGCGTGCTGCCGGCCTGCGCGCCGCTCGCTCCTTTGCCACCCGCGAGTGGCCCCTCGTGCCTTGCGAAGGGGCCGCACATCGCGGGTCCCGGCAAGGAGCAAACCATGAAAGCCGAACAAGCCAAGAAGATCGCCGACCAGGCCCTCGAACAACTCGCCGAAGCGCTCAAGAGCGGACGCAGCGAGGAACTCACCCGCTACCTCGCCATGCTGGCACGGTTCCACAAGTACAGCTTCGGGAACGTCATGCTGATCCTCTCGCAGATGCCCGACGCGACGCACGTCGCAGGCTTCCACACCTGGCGTCAGATGGGACGCTTCGTCAAGAGGGGCGAGAAGGGCATCGTCATCATCGCGCCGATGGTCCTGCGCAAGCAGGACGACCAGGCGAAGGACGGCGACAAGCCCGAATCCATCCTCCGCTTCCGCGGCGTCTACGTCTTCGACGTGTCGCAGACCGACGGCGAGCCGCTCCCCGAGCCGACCCGCATCAACGGCGACCCCGGCGCCCACATCGACCGCCTGTGCCAGGTCATCGCCGGGCGCGGCATCACGCTCGACAACGCCGACGTGCCGTCCGATGCCCTGGGAGTTTCCCGGGGCGGCCGCATCAGCATCCGTCCCGGCCTGGAGCCGGCCGTCGAGTTCTCCGTCACTGTCCACGAGTTCGCCCACGAGCTGCTCCACCGCGGCAAGGACCGCCCGGCCAGCAAGACCGTCCGCGAAACCGAGGCCGAGGCCGTCGCCTTCGTCGTCTGCCAGGCGATCGGCCTGGAGACCGGCACCGCCGCCAGCGACTACATCCAGCTCTTCGACGGCAAGACCGAAACGCTGGCGCAGTCCCTCGACCGCATCCAGCACATCGCCGCCGAGATCATCGCGGCGCTCCACGACGCCCCCGACGAGCAGGCGCACGCCGCCTGACTCTTCACCGCACCCCGGCGGGCAGCCGCCGGGGTGTCTTTCTGTTGGAAGAGGCGGCGCGCGACACGGAGCGGGGACAGGGCCGCGAGGCATTCGCGAATTGTGCCGCAGCCTGTGGCAGAATCGTCGGGCAAGCCAGGGAAAGCCAATGGTGCCACCGCCGGTGGCACAATTGCAGCCTCCGGCGCGTCCAGCTTCGGATTGCCAGCCCCGACCCACCGATCCCGCTGATGGTGCGGAGACGCGGCCCTCGCCCTCTACCCCCTCCGAGCAGATACGCAAGCAGGGTTGACATGTCTATCATGCTCCGATAGACAGGTAGCGGCGGTCAGGAGGCCCCGCGGATGCTTTACCAACGATCCCTCGACATCGAACGGCGACTGGAGACCGTGCTCGGCATGATCCGCAAGGGTTCCTATTCCACGCCGCGAATTGCCGAGGAACTCGGCGTGTCCATCCCGACCGTATCGCGCGACGTGACCGCCCTGCGGCAGCGCGGGCACGACATCCGGTCCGAGCGGGGCGAGGACGGCTGGCGCTATGTCCTCGTCTCCGGCGAGAACAACCGCCGACAGAAACGCGGCGGACCAGCAACCGCGCCACGCGGGGAGGGCCGCTGACGCATGGCGAATCTCGAAACGATTACGCGCGGCGCAGCCGTACGCGGCATCCTCCCGGACTCGCTCGTCACCGTCAGCGACGTGCGCTGGATCGGTACCGTCGCGATCGAGGTCACGTACAAGGACGCCGCCGGCAAACTCGGCAACGAACTGCTTTACCGCGACCGCGAACCCACGCTCGAAATCGTCGAAGCGGGACGCCCGTGGAGCTTCGATGGCGACGCCGGCCTGTTCCGCCTGCTGTCGGAGGCGAACCGCATCCGGCTGGCCTACCTGTTCGACCCGCTGCTGGCGGTCCACACGTCGCTGGTCG encodes:
- a CDS encoding HTH domain-containing protein is translated as MLYQRSLDIERRLETVLGMIRKGSYSTPRIAEELGVSIPTVSRDVTALRQRGHDIRSERGEDGWRYVLVSGENNRRQKRGGPATAPRGEGR
- a CDS encoding AAA family ATPase encodes the protein MYLSTVEITNFRSLKELRLDLQAGLNVLVGRNNTGKTNLLQAIRHALGPGASRGDALWLERDDFYRESSKDTTERTISVTLTFAGLSDAQRAHFFEIVDFDLADLPKSKAIIRFEASWPKGKRQASIKRTGGPPTAEPPEVPTKLLESLPITFLPALRNAEASLAPGYRSRLALLLRDLAERKGGSTQADIEAIYTKANADLEQRPLISETKQSLQTTTRDLAGSDYSASAVKAAEVEFERILRTLQVQMDGAPIGALDANGLGYNNLLYMAVVLEHLKSPDPDESPLFLIEEPEAHLHPQLTMLLADYLANKTPGTSTPQTIVTTHSPTLAASVPPSRVLVLFTDHTTRQLRCNSVAKASMDDKEQGELQRMMDITRATLYFAKAALLVEGISESLLVPVLARRLGHDLAKLHISVIPICGVAFETFKKLLDSQVLGIPAALVTDADPPVPADTAWKEATPESENGSFKLSDRTTKLVSLFTSHPTVRVFHSRLTLEYDLAEAGDGNASIMAGVWEGCFATRPRTFNKELVADAGTTKQAKALVAWRGICRANPTCSKAEFSHRLAAQLDRRSATGEFSDTFDVPDYLKHAIEYVVASVTPPASTPGDAGV
- a CDS encoding UvrD-helicase domain-containing protein; the encoded protein is MTTPTLEQAAVLDSTARVRVVRAAPGSGKTWLVAELIRRELDHWATTTNGIAALSFTRVGGDEIRRAVGHELTHPHFVGTIDAFLFRYVVRPFLRRCCPTFADPRLVPGEWGAEHWSNYARNQKTTVGQGINLFGCVCIDEHQGEAVVAHKPHPAQPLRRLTGNDLSQVKTAKKSIWERSGQLTHSDAALWASKVLDHQTWGHAVRAEIVRRFPLLIVDELQDTGHFLGKSVRLLLGEAAVRGVLVGDPDQAIYEFNGARPDLFSRFESMAGAFTFPLASSRRCTAAVCDAAKHVKDSGGVIGPAQGRHGRAILVRYGNMQSDIPCIVDAVRGNRSDVRLKVVARGRATVEDLAGRHVETPPSLWCRPLTHIHRAVVLFRQGKNVAALVAARAALELAVFGHEGASDKTLTDSKIDSRDWKALAVRCLLRANAIVTSGTLFDWQTAAGEALDTELIAFKLDPALDFANGKLTPQKRAGWDRLVAAFVSQPGSEAPALVGVPVLTVHGVKGETHDLTVFVCPPTTQPARCPSAVWWSANDEDREEKRIAYVAMTRTQGDLIVCVSDACYQRFIDNRGPFVAAFESMTVEGFVAALAQGVGVPPAPGSDFDVGQVRDEVATIPV
- a CDS encoding DUF2130 domain-containing protein; the encoded protein is MTEPTILCPNCKTEIKLTESLAAPLLESTRKQFEQRLAQKESEIGKREAAVKEQQASLAKAQESIDDQVAARLKTERAVIAAAEAKKARDAVADDIAKAQQEKSATEAALKDRDAKLAEARKNELELRQDRQRLQEEKEQFELEKQRAIDAERAKIRESAQKDADEQARLRIAEKDKTITDLQTKLQDALRKAEQGSQQLQGEIQELELEAILREKFPRDTIEPVAKGEHGGDVLHRVFGPSGQPCGTILWESKRTKNWSDGWLAKVREDMRAAGAEVAIVASHVLPKDTDPFSLIDGVWVTSFKCAVPVAVALRHTLIELAATRAAGEGQQTKMEMVYQYLTGPRFRHRVQAIVEKFTDMQDDLEKERKVMTKHWAKREEQIRGVIESTAGMYGDLQGIAGKTLQEIDGLDMKMLEAEQG
- a CDS encoding DUF1738 domain-containing protein, which gives rise to MKAEQAKKIADQALEQLAEALKSGRSEELTRYLAMLARFHKYSFGNVMLILSQMPDATHVAGFHTWRQMGRFVKRGEKGIVIIAPMVLRKQDDQAKDGDKPESILRFRGVYVFDVSQTDGEPLPEPTRINGDPGAHIDRLCQVIAGRGITLDNADVPSDALGVSRGGRISIRPGLEPAVEFSVTVHEFAHELLHRGKDRPASKTVRETEAEAVAFVVCQAIGLETGTAASDYIQLFDGKTETLAQSLDRIQHIAAEIIAALHDAPDEQAHAA